A genomic stretch from Malus domestica chromosome 15, GDT2T_hap1 includes:
- the LOC103431572 gene encoding wall-associated receptor kinase-like 14, with the protein MILHILHQKSLAFITVVSVLTLSTSIAAIAKAQNSSSCIPTCGSGKSAKTVRYPFGFSPSCAIPLNCSDKNEITLGKFRVQNVTPNGIFVNLPAKCNRRVESVARLFSSNFSPTWNNSLLLQNCSAPQNGCIIPADFVRKQFNLESCRSSADNISCLSQPHNQSELIRISDLTRTGCKNLFGSFAVQSGGEWPLSLEFETVELGWWVEGPCDCDANATCTTVKLGEGMPEGYRCRCNDGFDGDGFNLGWGCRRVSECSPSKYMSGRCGGTTRVGALIGGVIAGAFLMAGLFLLCYFVRRRSTCLRNRMSARRLLSEAAGNSNVSLFPYKEIARATNCFAEKQRLGTGAFGTVYAGKLHNDEWVAIKKINRRDTNGIDQVMNEIKLLSSVSHPNLVRLFGCCIEGGEQILVYEYMPNGTLSEHLQRERGQGLPWTIRLTIASETANAIAYLHSEMNPPIYHRDIKSTNILLDYNYKSKVADFGLSRLGMTESSYISTAPQGTPGYVDPQYHQNFHLSDKSDVYSFGVVLVEIITAMKVVDFARPQCEVNLAALAIDRIGKGCVDEIVDPFLEPDRDAWTLYSVNKVAELAFRCLAFHSDMRPSMTEVAEELEFVRRSGWATMKENICMGSSVASSFSSPYNGSEKSFGGATAKKAGIRSQRSIVSLRVDSSLASMEEDKDSSPVSVHDPWLSEQSSPSTNSLLGNVVK; encoded by the exons ATGATTCTCCACATTCTCCACCAAAAGTCTCTGGCTTTCATCACCGTCGTCAGCGTCCTTACCCTTTCAACCTCCATAGCCGCCATAGCCAAAGCTCAAAACTCGAGCTCCTGCATACCCACATGCGGATCGGGAAAATCAGCCAAAACTGTTCGCTATCCATTTGGATTCTCACCGAGCTGCGCAATCCCATTGAACTGTTCTGACAAAAACGAGATCACACTCGGCAAATTCAGAGTCCAAAACGTCACCCCAAACGGCATCTTCGTCAACCTCCCTGCAAAATGCAACCGTCGGGTCGAATCCGTGGCCCGACTCTTCAGCTCGAACTTCAGCCCGACTTGGAACAACAGCCTTCTCCTCCAGAATTGCTCGGCGCCGCAAAACGGCTGCATCATTCCGGCCGATTTCGTTCGGAAGCAGTTCAATTTAGAGAGCTGCAGGTCCAGCGCCGATAACATCAGCTGCCTGTCGCAGCCgcacaatcagtcggagcttaTACGAATTTCGGATTTAACTCGGACTGGGTGCAAGAACTTGTTCGGGTCGTTTGCGGTTCAGTCGGGTGGGGAGTGGCCTCTCTCGCTGGAGTTCGAGACGGTGGAGTTGGGATGGTGGGTCGAGGGACCCTGCGACTGCGATGCGAATGCCACGTGTACTACGGTGAAGCTCGGCGAAGGGATGCCGGAAGGGTACCGATGTAGATGCAATGATGGGTTCGACGGCGACGGGTTCAATCTCGGGTGGGGTTGCCGGAGAG TTTCCGAGTGCAGTCCCTCAAAGTACATGTCTGGTCGCTGTGGGGGAACAACTAGAGTTGGTGCTCTTATTGGAG GGGTTATTGCTGGAGCTTTCTTAATGGCCGGTCTATTTCTTCTCTGTTACTTTGTTCGACGTCGTTCAACTTGCTTGAGAAACCGAATGAGCGCAAGGCGCCTCCTAAGCGAAGCGGCAGGCAACTCTAATGTTTCATTATTCCCCTATAAAGAAATAGCGAGAGCCACTAACTGCTTCGCTGAAAAACAAAGGCTGGGCACAGGGGCTTTTGGTACAGTTTATGCAGGAAAACTCCACAATGATGAGTGGGTTGCCATAAAGAAGATCAACCGTCGAGACACCAATGGCATTGATCAAGTCATGAATGAGATCAAACTCCTTTCCTCTGTGAGCCACCCGAATCTGGTGCGCCTCTTTGGTTGCTGCATAGAGGGAGGTGAACAGATCCTCGTCTATGAATATATGCCTAATGGAACTCTATCTGAACATCTTCAACGCGAGAGGGGCCAAGGACTTCCGTGGACCATAAGGCTCACCATCGCCTCTGAAACTGCTAATGCTATAGCTTATCTCCATTCAGAAATGAATCCACCAATCTATCATAGAGATATCAAATCCACCAATATACTCCTGGATTACAACTACAAGTCAAAGGTAGCAGATTTTGGTCTTTCTAGACTTGGGATGACAGAATCGTCATACATATCAACGGCTCCACAAGGGACTCCGGGCTATGTGGATCCTCAATACCATCAAAACTTCCATCTTTCCGATAAAAGTGATGTTTACAGTTTTGGGGTAGTATTAGTAGAGATTATAACCGCGATGAAGGTGGTTGATTTTGCTCGACCTCAATGTGAAGTTAACTTGGCTGCACTCGCTATCGATAGGATTGGGAAGGGATGCGTGGACGAGATAGTTGATCCCTTTCTTGAGCCAGATAGGGATGCATGGACTCTTTATTCTGTTAACAAGGTGGCTGAGCTTGCATTTCGATGCCTTGCTTTTCACAGTGACATGAGGCCTTCTATGACAGAGGTGGCAGAAGAACTGGAGTTTGTCCGGCGCAGCGGGTGGGCAACAATGAAGGAAAACATATGCATGGGATCATCAGTGGCGTCGTCTTTTTCATCACCGTATAATGGAAGTGAGAAGTCATTCGGAGGTGCGACGGCTAAGAAGGCCGGTATACGAAGCCAAAGATCAATAGTTTCACTGAGGGTAGATAGCTCTCTAGCTTCCATGGAAGAGGACAAGGATAGCTCTCCTGTTTCTGTACACGATCCTTGGTTAAGTGAACAGAGTTCACCTTCAACAAATAGCTTATTAGGCAATGTAGTAAAGTGA